A segment of the Eubalaena glacialis isolate mEubGla1 chromosome 14, mEubGla1.1.hap2.+ XY, whole genome shotgun sequence genome:
AATTTAGAAGCAAGGAGATTTAATTAGAGGACATGTCATTGCCTAGAAATGAAGTCATTAACACTCTAAACCAGGGTAATGCCcttaagaaaagaaagggacagatgTGGATGGTTAAGGTATTGAGTGCCCTTAATTTATTTATACACTAAAGCTTTTATCTATCCTATAAGTTGTTTTCCTAAAATTCTCCATCAGAAGGGAATAAGACATATTACTAAGGTAGCAACCCATTAAAAATATCctttatatttaggtgctcctaatACTGCAGAATTAAGGATTTGTCGTGTAAACAAGAACTGTGGAAGTGTCAGAGGAGGAGATGAAATATTTCTACTCTGTGACAAAGTTCAGaaaggtattttttttgtttgtttgtttcattgaattcagaatatattttagaTTGATAGatacattttactttgttttcccaTTGTTACTTGCTTTCCTATTCACTAGATGACATAGAAGTTCGGTTTGTGTTGAACGATTGGGAAGCAAAAGGTATCTTTTCACAAGCTGATGTACACCGTCAAGTAGCCATTGTTTTCAAGACTCCACCATATTGCAAAGCTATAACGGAACCGGTAACAGTAAAAATGCAGTTGCGAAGACCTTCTGACCAGGAAGTTAGTGAATCTATGGATTTTAGATATCTGCCAGACGAAAAAGGTATGACTTTTTCATggtaatgttttatatatttcttgaaGTTAGTCCTGCTAAGAACATTTTCTTGTAAGATACATTGGAATACAGTTATGTTTATTCataatttatgtttcttttcctgAAAGTTTTTGGTTGATTTTTGACTGTTCTTTGTGCTCTTTGAATCTCTTCCTTAGGAAAGGTATCTGGAATAATTTCAAAGTATCTAAACTGTTTATCaaaatttgttttacatttgagATTCTATTTTGGTCCTTATTGTGCCCTCTTGATAGATGGCATACTTGCCACTCAGAAAGTGGTCTCCATTTTGGTCCTTATCTGCCATTATTGCATTAATTGACATTGGTGACTTGTAGGTGTTATAAGAAAACAAGATGAAtattataaactattttttacTCAGAAAAAGATCCTTTATTACTGACTTGGGATGTAGTTTGTGACACTTATAAATCCATCTTATGTACATTTATTTAAAGCATTTTCTATGTAGGAGTAAAGCATCTGTATATTTATTAAAGGAGAGGAAGCATAATCCCATGATGAATCACGTTTTCTCGGTTTCTTTCTAACCAGACACATATGGcaataaagcaaagaaacaaaaaacaactctgCTTTTCCAGAAACTGTGGCAGGATTGTGGTAagaatattttgttgttgttgtttttaataaatttatttatttatttgtggctgcattcggtcttcgttgctgcgcgcgggctttctctagttgtggcgagcgggggctactcttcgttgcagtgcgcgggcttctcatttcagtggcttctcttgttgcagagcacggcctctaggtgcacgggcttcagtagttgtggcacgcaggctcagtagttgtggctcgcgggctctagaacacaggctccgtagtcgtggcgcatgggcttatttgctccacggcatgtgggatcttcccggaccagggctcgaacctgtgtcccctgccttggcaggtggattcttcaccactgctccaccagggaagtccctgaacattTTGGATTGATTTGTATTTaagtaaatttgttttgttttgttttgttttgctttattcagtttttcaaattttaactgATGTACtgttgtttttcaaattatatttaataatggaaaaaatttatCATAGGAGTTAATTTTCCTGAAAGACCTAGACCTAGTCCCCTAGGATCAACTGGAGAAGGAAGATTCATCAAAAAAGGTATTTTATTCCCTATAGAGTATTCCTTGTGATTAGAGAGACCAGTGCTTTGCACAGTATATTGGAATTCCATTCTTAAGAATGAAAACTGcctctttgatttattccacTCCTACATATTTTTTATGCTATGAATATTTATGAATTGATCTCAGCTTCCGAAAGACCTGTTGGCAACTATGATTATGTTTTGGGGATTTATTGTTTGAGAAATTACATTTCATTCATATGGTGGTAATTTTACTAATTACAGTGTGTCATGGAAGAAATGACTTAGATCTGGCCAGTTgcctatctttatttatttatttgtaaagttttactggaatacAGCTCATTTGAttgcatattgtctatggctgcttttcttGTACTAtagcagcagagttgagtagttccaACAGAGGCTGTATggcccacaaagtctaaaatatttagtatctggccctttatggaaaaaaaagttGCCAAATTCTGGTTTAGATCATTCAACCAGGGTTAATtagaagtctttttttctttttacattcttaAATCAGAGCTTTTTCTTGGTTTAATATGTACAGCAGTCATAtaacatgtaaataaatacagactccttcatttttttctgactgGGAATTTTGTAGTACTTAGAGTGAGTAGTATCTTAATATAGCTTGGAAATTTATGTAGATTTTTAAGTCATCCCTAATGAATgtttcctccatccctccattTTCTCCTAAAGAGGAGAATATGAAATGATTTTGAATATTTAGAGGCCCATTAACTGAAATTCTGATATTTATCtttcacatttcaaaaatatctttatagGGCCTCAGAAGCTAGATTTCCACATTTAACTGGAGTGAAATTTTCGATACCAAAGTAACTtaccaaaattattttataggtATTTGTAAAACAATTAGTATTAAAGAATTCAATTTTGGACTCATGTAATAATTTTTAGTGCTATTTAACATTTCTATTTGAAGTGTTACATcggtttcctttaaaattttttatgtgtttatgtaattttaatttagaagtaatgctttttataattttgttcatTTCCGTTTTGTACAAATACATTTCCTCCCCCGCAGAACCAGTCTTGTTTTCTCATGGTGCAGTTTTGACAGAAACATCCGGGCCAGTTTCAAGTCAAGCAGAATCCTACTATTCCTCATCTGTGTCCATCTCAAGTGCATTGACACATCATGCTTCAGCCATACCCCCAATGGTACCTCAGCCTTCTTCAAGCTGGTCATCAGTGGCCCATGCCACCTCACGTTCAGTCAatccaaattcactgagtagttTTTCAACAGGGACACTTTCCTCTAATTCACAAGTTATGCCACCATTCCTGGAAATGTCTGTTGTGAGTGATTTGAATGTGTCTAATGCTTGCATTTATAACAATACTAATGACATAGGCAGAATGGAAGCATCATCCGTGTCACCAGCTGACTTATATGGTATTTCTGATGCCAGCATGCTGCCTAATTGCCCTGTGAACATGATAACGCCCAGTAATGACAGCATGAGGGAGACTGATAATCCGAGACTTGTGAGCATGAATCTTGAAAATCCTGCCTGTACTTCAGTGTTAGACCCAAGAGACTTAAGACAGCTCCATCAGATGTCCTCTTCCAGTATGTCAGCAGTCGCCAGTTCTAGTACTACTGCTTTTGTTTCACAATCAGAGGCATTTGAGGGATCTGACTTTAATTGTGCAGATAACAGTATGATAAATGAGTCAGGACCATCAAACGGTACTAATCCAAACAGTCATAGTTTTGTTCAAAATAGTCAGTATTCAGGTATTGGCACTATGCAGAATGAACAATTGAGTGACTCATTtgcatttgaattttttcaagTTAACTTGTAAGATATAAATGGTGATTCAAGAATTAAATCCCTTTAAAGGTAACCCTTTTGGTATTACCTTTATAAATGCAACATTATGTATTTCTCTAAGACTATACTACAGTATATcgtggacccttgaacaacacgggtttgaactgtgcgggCAGGTCCAGTTAATACTCAGATTTTCTTCACTAAATATGTAGTTCAGTACTACACGATTTGAGGTTGGTTGAATTCATGGATGCAGAAGACATCCATGGAgacagagggccgactgtacaGTTTTAAACAGATTTTTCACTGCACGGAGTGTCTGCACCCCAActcccgtgttgttcaagggtcaactgtaattataACTTTAGGTATGTAGGGGATTCCTCTAACGGGCAATCTCGTCTTGGGAGCTTCTTGCTTTGCTGGCAGAGAATTTGTTGGGATATAAAAGATGAATGCTCAGTGCTTGAAGCTGTGGCTAAAAGAGAGGGATGAACTCATTTCCCAACTTCAGGAAGAGTTAGAAAAAGTCCAGCATTTACAGAAGACTTTTGCTTCAGAAGTAGATAAATCCACACAGACTGAACTCCTAGGCTATGATGCATTGTGGAATCCTACATACAAAGAAAATTTATGTAAACCAGTGTATGATGAATCTGTGACAtgttaaatattgaataaaatcaatttttccactaaaaaaacccaactttGGGTATGTAGAATACAAAGTTGGaaacagtcataaaaggaaaattccaaaatagaaatttaaaagagctttactgtttcttcttttgaaaCATGTGATCTGATACTGTGTGTGGTGGGAATTCTGGCATGAGAATCCTGCCACATTTTCCCAGGACAGACTGAGAAGAACATTAGAGCAAGTCTTCAGTTTTTCCAGGTACACctttttatacttcttttataATGTATTAAGGTATTCTTGGTTAAATGAATTAACTGATATTTGCTTTTAAGCAAATTTAAGGTAAAACCTGTAATGGCTATGTCATTGGAAAAATTAATTCCTTATTATTTTTGAGGCCAATGGGCCAAGGTGACCCCTAAGGGGTTTTCTGAGGCTTTCTGGAGTTTCTTAGATTTACATGTAAATCAaaatttcttcaaaatgttaagtTGGGCATCAGGCAGTTGAAGTAAGCTTTCAAGGTATGGGAGTTCTCTACATTTTGAACTATTTAGATCCATACCTTTAAAATTGCTTATGATTTTAACTTTACATCCATGTTTTTAAGAGGAAGAAGTTTCCTTGGACCTTTCCTCTTTGTTATGTGTCCGAACTCACTGTGATCTCATCCAATTTCATGCTGTCAACTCCCAAATTTTACCCCTGGCTTAGACCCACCCCTTGAACTCCAGACTTGgagcttatgtgtgtgtgtaaaactgcTTATTTGACATCTCTACATAGAGATGTAATTAAAGCTCAAACTCAACACATCCAGAGCTGAGTTCTTGATCTTCCCTCCCAAACTTGCTTATCCTTCAGTCTTCCTCAACTCAATAAATGGCAATGCCATGTTTCTAGTTGCTCAGGTCCAAAACAATGGAGTCATCtttgctgcttttctttcttttatctctcatatccaatccatcagcaaatctggTAGgccctaccttcaaaatatatcttaaGCTGCCCACCTCTTTTGACCTCTGATATTAACATCCTATTCCagaccaccatcatctcttgcatAGATTGAATTATAGCCTCCAGAATCTCTCTTTACATCCTTGTGCTCCTGCCGTCTGTTCTCCCTGAAGTAGCCgcagtgattatttttaaaagaaatcaaatcaTATTCACTTGCTCAAAACCATCCAGTGGCTCCCCGTCTCACTTAAAGACCAAAATCCTTAAAATTAGCAGGCCCACACTCCCTCTCTTACCCTCATTCACTACCATTTTCCCCTTCTCATTCAGCTCCAGGCACTCTAGCCTCAGTGCTCCTCTTCAGAAACACCGAGTACACTCCTGCCTCAGACCCtttgtacttccctggtggtgcagtggttaggaatccgcctgccaatgcaggggacatgggttcgagccctggtccgggaagatcccacatgccacagagcagataagcccatgagccacaactactgagcccgcgtgcctagagcccgtgctccacaacaagggaactAGTTGTGAAATAAACTCGGCTGTATGTGTAGCTCATGCCTTACATCCTTCAGTCTCACTCAACTGTTATTTGATCAAGGCCTTCCATGACTATATATACATTGGCACTCCATGTCTCCCCTCCTTTACATTTGTCCGTAGCACTTATCGTGATCTGACTTTactgtttgtttatatttgttttcctatactggaatataagctccatgagggcaaagttttgtgtttttgttgaaTCCCACATTTGTAGAACAGTGTCTGCTTCCTgttaagcactcagtaaatatttattgaacattcaaAGTACTACTAATAGAACTTCGgtttttgaaagaaagaatagcTTTAATTATTAGATGTTTATGATTTTTATAGTTCTGCTTCATGTGACATTGAGTTTATTATATCAGAATCATGTACATTCAGGTTGATGACTAATAATGGTGACCCAAATTGTTTGAAAGCTAAGTAATCCCAGTGGCTAAATGACTGTAGAATTTGGACAGTAATCTTAATTGTGATGGAATTGTCATGATGCTAAGTAACTTGCTAAAGATAAAGACCTAGTTTATTTTACAGCTAGAATCTATGTAAATGTTGAGCATATTTCTAGCTAGAAACAGTGTCTTTTCACTTATGTGTAGTATCCAACCAAACCATAAATTTACTGGAACGATTAAAGCTAGTCAATTTCGTCAAAATGGGGAATGTGTGAatgtcataaaaattaaaattctgagtTGAATGATACTGGGAAATGAGAAGGAAAGCAAGATAAGACTTGGGGTCAGGATAgtttggaaagcaaaagaaaaagattaaagacACCTAACTATCATTAATATTTCTTAGAAATTATgatttcaaaaagaaatacttctgttgtataactttaaaaatcataagcATATAACATACTTTAGTAGAACTTACCAGGGAGAAAAAACATGAAGGCATTTCTTTCCTGTTCAAAATATGAACCCAAGATATCTCCAGATAGTAGCTTATAGatggtgaacttttttttttttttaatacagaatcCTATAATTTTGTAGTAACTAGCACTTATCAGCTTAAACACTGACAGGCTACCTAAATGGATACTTTAAATTAAACAACGGACTTGTTTTGCGGGGGTTTTTTTCTGTGTAAGTTGAATCAAGGTCCTGCTACATTTGTGTTCAGAGTATTTCCAaaggatttttcatttttcaggtgCTATTTACTGatcacagattttattttataattttaaaaaattggcaacctgcttctttttctctaaatGTATTTATACTTTCATCTGTTCTTTTATCACCCTACTTTTAGTTTTGAGGAAAAGATGACCTCTTGCTTCCTAAACTCTACTTGTATACTGgatccctcctccttctctcccatcttgtttctgtatcctcaTATCACCATTTAGTGCTTTTCTTGTATAAACATGGTAAATGTTTTCTCTAGCCTAAAAGAGAAAGGATAAACACCTTTCCTACCACTATCATGCTCCTTCCCTTCACATCCAGACTTACGAAATGCTttcagcctccatttcctcacttcccaGTCATTCTTTAGCCTATCAGTCTTTCTCTTTTATCTCCTACTGTTTTCTTATGATATTCTGGGAAGGGTGACCAGAGACACCCTCCCTTGTCAAATCTAGTGTCTTTGTATCAGTCCTCACTCTGCTTGACCTATCCATAACCTATCCTCTTGACCACTCCCTCCTCAGATATTCCTGAGGTTGACTTTCTTTCCAGTCTCATCCCCAGCGCTCAGTTGGTGCTACTTTTCTCCCCTGGGTGACCTCATCAGTGCTCAGAAGAAAGCTTCAGCTTTCTCTTACGATACCTGAATGTCTTTATAAACTGGCTGCTCCTGTTGCATTCTCTACTTTCATTAATGGCATTACCATTTACCCTACCATCCAAGATATTTAATAGGAGCCTCAAAatcgtattttattctttttcgtCCTCACACTCAGAGTTATCAAGTCCTTTTGGGTCTGCCTCctaaaaatctcttgcatttgtcCTTTCTTCATTCCTGCTGCTTTCTTAGTTTaggccttcattctttttccctaACAAGAATCTTTTCCATATTGCCCCGGTTAAAAATAATACCCCTTCTTCCATACACTGTATTGCATAGTTAGCATTCCTTGAAGACTCTCTCAGGCACTAGGC
Coding sequences within it:
- the REL gene encoding proto-oncogene c-Rel isoform X2; its protein translation is MASGGYNPCIEIIEQPRQRGMRFRYKCEGRSAGSIPGEHSTDNNRTYPSIQIMNYYGKGKVRITLVTKNDPYKPHPHDLVGKDCRDGYYEAEFGQERRPLFFQNLGIRCVKKKEVKEAIISRIRAGINPFNVPEQQLLDIEDCDLNVVRLCFQVFLPDEHGNLTTALPPIVSNPIYDNRAPNTAELRICRVNKNCGSVRGGDEIFLLCDKVQKDDIEVRFVLNDWEAKGIFSQADVHRQVAIVFKTPPYCKAITEPVTVKMQLRRPSDQEVSESMDFRYLPDEKDTYGNKAKKQKTTLLFQKLWQDCGVNFPERPRPSPLGSTGEGRFIKKEPVLFSHGAVLTETSGPVSSQAESYYSSSVSISSALTHHASAIPPMVPQPSSSWSSVAHATSRSVNPNSLSSFSTGTLSSNSQVMPPFLEMSVVSDLNVSNACIYNNTNDIGRMEASSVSPADLYGISDASMLPNCPVNMITPSNDSMRETDNPRLVSMNLENPACTSVLDPRDLRQLHQMSSSSMSAVASSSTTAFVSQSEAFEGSDFNCADNSMINESGPSNGTNPNSHSFVQNSQYSGIGTMQNEQLSDSFAFEFFQVNL